The genome window CAGGAAATCAATAAAATAGATATCGCCGGAGAGAAAATGATGTCCGGTCAGATGTTCAATTCCACGCATCAGCGGCGTCAGGTTCAGCGCGGCCAGCACGCCCACCACCGCGCCGCTTACGCTGCCCAACAAACCGGCACGCAGCCCGTACCAGACAAAGATCGCGCGGATCAGACCATCCTTCGCCCCCAGCGTGCGCAGCACGGCGATATCGCTGCTTTTATCTTTCACCGCCATCACCAGCGTGGAAACAATATTAAAGCAGGCAACGCCAATCACCAGCACCATCGCCAGATACATAATGGCGCGGATCATCTGAATATCGCGATACATATAACCGTAGGTGCCGATCCAGCTGCGGATATAAACGTAGGCCTTCGTTACCTCGCCCGCATCGCGCACCAGCTTAACGGCGTTAAAAGGATCGTTCATTTTCAGCGCAATGCCGGTTACCTTGTCCGCCATATCAAGATATTGTTGCGCATCAGCCAGCGGCACCAGCGCCAGGCTATGATCGAGCATCCCGCTGAGTTGCAGGATGCCGCTGACCTGTAAGCGGATACGCTTCGGCTGCAGCAGCTTATTTTGCCCGTCGCTGTTGGGGATCATCACCGTCAGCCAGTCGCCCTGCCTGACGCCTAACGATTTCGCCGCGCCGCTGCCGATAATGATTTGCTGTTTACCGGCGCTAAAGCTGGCCCAGGCATTATTCTGCACAAACTGCGGTAGCGCGCTCAGGCGCTTTTCCTGCGCGGGATCCACCCCTTTCACCTGAATCGCCTGTAGCTTCGCACCGCTTTCAATCAGACCGGTAAAATTGATATAGGGCGCGGCGGCGGCGATGCCCGGCACCTGCTCCATGCGTGGCAACAGCGGCTGCCAGCCGGAAAGCGGGCCGTTAACCGGTTCGATTTCACCGTGCGGCACCACCGCCAGAATGCGATTATTCAGCTCGCGCTCAAAACCATTCATCGCGCTCAGGCCAACGATTAACACCGCCACACCCAGCGCAATGCCCAGCGTGGAGATCACCGAAATCAGCGAAACCATGCCCCCACGCCGCCGTCCGCCGCTGAAGCGCGTCGCTAACAGTAAGGATAGTGAAGCCATTACAGCGCTCCTGCCAGCGTGACCTGCTCGCTGAGCTGGCCGTCGCGCATTTCGCGCTGCGCGGGCAGCCGTTTCGCCAGATGCAGATCGTGCGTCACCACCAGAAAAGCGGTGCCCTGACGCACATTCAGCTCGCCCAGCAGATCGAAGATCGCATCGGCATTACGGGCATCCAGGTTGCCGGTCGGCTCATCGGCCATCACCAGGCGCGGGTTGTTAACCAGCGCACGCGCAATGGCCACGCGCTGACGTTCACCACCGGAAAGTTCGGCAGGACGATGCGCTGCACGCTTTTCCAGGCCCACCGCACGCAGCATTTCCAGCGCGCGTTCCTGTGCTTCCTGCTTGCTCTTTTTGCCAATCAGCAGCGGCATCGCCACGTTTTCCAGCGCGGTAAAATCGGGCAGAAGATGGTGAAACTGATAGATAAAGCCCAGCTCGCGGTTACGCAGCTCAGCTTTTTGCGCTGAAGACATGCTGCTGAGCGCGCGGCCGTTGAACAGCACATCGCCGGAGGTAGGTGCATCCAGACCGCCCAGCAGATGCAGCAGCGTACTTTTGCCGGAGCCGGAGCTGCCGACAATTGCCATCATTTCGCCGGGCCGCATGGTGAAACTGACGTCGCGTAACACGTCTGTCTGCACGCTCCCTTCCTGATAGCGTTTGCACAGTTTGTTACACTGTAACAGATTCAAATCACTCATAGCGTAAAGCCTCAGCAGGTTGTACGGCGGCAGCGCGCCAGGATGGATAAAGCGTCGACAACAGCGCCAGCGCCATCGCCGTCAGCGCAATGGCAATCACCTGCCAGAAAGAGATATCCACCGGCAATGCCGCGCCATCAAGAAACATACCGATAACCGGCATTAAATTATTAAGCTGACTGGCCAGCAGCACGCCCAGCAGCGTGCCAAGCAGCGCGCCGATAATGCCGGCGCTGGCGCCCTGCACCATAAACACCAGCATAATCTGCCGACGCGTCAGCCCCTGGGTTTGCAGGATCGCCACTTCCCCCTGCTTCTCCATGATCAGCAGGCCGAGCGAGGTAATGATGTTAAACGCCGCGACGGCGATGATCAGGCTAAGCAGCAGCCCCATCATATTTTTTTCCATGCGCACCGCCTGGAACAGATCGCCTTTGCGATCGCGCCAGTCTTTCCATACCAGGCCCGCCGCCAGCGGCTGCTGACTGGTACTGTCCACTTCCAGCGGTTTATCCAGCCACAACCGCCAGCCGGTAATATTGCCCGCCGGGTAACGCATTAACCGCGAGGCATCCTGCTGGTTTACCAGCATCTGATAGCCGTCAACTTCGCTGTTGGCGGCGAAGGTGCCAATCACATTAAACAGACGCTGGCTGGGCAGACGGCCCATCGGGGTAAACTGGCTGGCGGAAGGCACCATCAGACGCAGCTGATCGCCGCGCTTCACGCCCAGCTGTGCAGCCAGTTGCTCGCCCAGGATCACGTTGTACTGCCCCGGCTGCAGCGCCTGCTGCTGTGCATTAACCAGATAAGGCGTCAGAGGATCGTTCTCATCGGGCTGCACGCCGAGCATCACGCCCACCGCCACGCTGCGCGCGCTTTGCAGCACGACATCGCCGGTGGTTAATGGCGCAATGCGCCGTACGCCCTGTAAATTCAGGCTGCTGGCGGGCTGTTGCTGCGGGTTGATTGAGCCTTTGTCGCTGGTGATCAGCGCCTGCGGCATCAGGCCAAGAATATTGCCTTCCAGCTCGCGCTCAAAACCATTCATTACCGACAGAACGGTAACCAGCGCCAGCACGCCTAAGGTGATGCCGATAGTGGAAAGCCAGGAAACAAACCGACCAAAGCGGTCTGAGGCACGTCCGCGCATATAGCGCAAACCGATAAATAACGCGACAGGTTGATACATGAGATCCGTCTTATGCGTAGCAAAAAGCAAAAGTAGTCAGGATGATAAAGGAGCCGCTTGTTTTATGGAACCTTTACCCGTCCGAGTTAATGGTAAAGATGCATCAGAATTTTTCCGCTGCGCTCTGTTGTACAAAAAAGCCTCCTGCGCTGAAGATAACCCTGCGCTAATCTGCACTATACTTGCCCTTGCTATTTAAAGGGTTAATGCAACTAATTAGCCGTGCCGCTGGCACCGGAGCCGCTTATGAGTAAGTATCTAAAAGGCAATATTGTCAAACATCAGTCTGGTGAAATTCGCGGTCAGGTGGTTACGGTTTTCGCGCAGGGAAATTTTCCCGCCAGCTATCATGTTCAATGGGATGACGGCACCTGGAGTCTGCATGCGGAAAAAGAGCTGGAGTGGGCAAATAGCGATCGCCACGTTGAGAATGATTTCTCGCCTCGCGCGCGCTAAAGCGCAACACCGCCAGCTACCATTAAGGCTGAAGAGAGCCCGTCGGGCAAAAAGCCTGCCGCAGCAGATGATCCCCGCCGCGTTCTGTGGAATGATTATGCCCCTGAAATAAACAGAGAGAACGTCGAAACGACTATGCCTGAACAGATTCGCTATGCCCTGCCCGCTGCGGCAAACGATCAACGCCAGCTGGGACAGCTAACCGGCGCCGCCTGCGCCGTTGAATGTGCGGAAATCGCCGAGCGTCACCCGGGGCTGGTGATGCTGATTGCGCCTGATATGCAAACCTCGCTGCGCCTGCAGGATGAAATTCAACAGTTTACCCACCAGCCGGTTTTGAGCCTCGCTGACTGGGAAACCCTGCCGTTCGACAGCTTCTCTCCACATCAGGATATTATCTCTTCACGTCTGTCGACGCTCTATCGCCTGCCGACGCTGGAACGCGGCGTGTTGATCCTGCCGGTGACCACATTGATGCAGCGTTACTGTCCGCACGATTTCCTGCACGGTCATGCGCTGGTGATGCATAAAGGGCAGCTGCTGTCACGCGACCGGCTGCGGGACCAGCTGGAACAGGCGGGCTATCGTCATGTCGATCAGGTCATGGAACATGGTGAATATGCCACGCGCGGCGCGCTGCTCGATCTGTTTCCCATGGGCAGCGAACAGCCCTATCGCATCGACTTTTTCGACAATGAAATCGACAGCCTGCGGCTGTTTGACGTCGACAGCCAGCGCACGCTGGAAGAGGTGGAGGCGATTAACCTGTTGCCCGCTCATGAGTTTCCCACTGATAAAGCCGCCATTGAGCTGTTTCGCAGCCAGTGGCGCGAACATTTCGATGTACGCCGCGAGCCGGAACATATCTATCAGCAGGTGAGTAAAGGCACCCTGCCCGCCGGTATTGAGTACTGGCAACCGCTGTTTTTTGAACAGCCGCTGGTGCCGCTGTTCAGCTATCTGCCGCGCGATACGCTGGTGGTCAGTACGGGCGATCTGGAAGCCAGCGCAGAGCGCTTCTGGCAGGACATCATGGCGCGTTTTGAAAACCGCCGCGTGGATCCGATGCGCCCGCTGCTGCCGCCGGAGTCGCTGTGGCTGCGCACCGATGGTCTGTTCGCCGAATTGAAACAGTGGCCGCGCATCCGTATGAACAGCGAGGCGTTGCCCGATAAAGCGGCCAACACCAACCTGAATTATCAACTGCTGCCGCCGCTGGCGGTAGAGCCTCAGGCCAAAGCGCCACTGGATAACCTGCGCCATTTCCTTGAGGCATTCGATGGTGCGGTGATCTTCTCGGTGGAAAGCGAAGGTCGCCGCGAGGCGTTACAGGAGCTGTTGGCACGCATCAAGCTACAGCCGAAGGTGATTCAGCGCCTGAGCGAAGCTTTTGCCCCGGGCCGTTATCTGATCATCGGTGCCAGCGAGCGCGGCTTTGTTGATAATCTGCGCCATCGCGCCCTGATCTGCGAAGGCGATTTGCTGGGTGAGCGCGTGACGCGTCGTCGCCAGGATACCCGCCGTACCATTAATCCCGATGTGCTGATCCGCAACCTGGCAGAGCTGCATCCCGGCCAGCCGGTGGTGCATCTGGAGCATGGCGTGGGGCGCTATATCGGCATGACCACGCTGGAAGCGGGCGGCATCAAGGCGGAATATCTAATGCTGGCCTACGCCAATGACGCCAGGCTGTACGTGCCGGTCTCTTCGCTGCATCTGATCAGCCGTTACGCTGGCGGTGCTGATGAAAATGCGCCGCTGCATAAGCTGGGCAGCGATGCCTGGTCACGGGCGCGTCAGAAGGCGGCAGAGAAAGTGCGCGACGTGGCGGCAGAGCTGCTGGATATTTATGCACAGCGCGCCGCTAAGGCTGGCTACGCCTTTAAGTACGATCGTGAGCAGTATCAACTGTTCTGTGACAGTTTCCCGTTTGAAACCACACCGGACCAGGCACAGGCGATCCATGCCGTATTGAGCGATATGTGTCAGCCGCTGGCGATGGATCGTCTGGTGTGCGGCGATGTGGGCTTTGGTAAAACCGAAGTGGCGATGCGCGCGGCG of Pantoea alhagi contains these proteins:
- the lolE gene encoding lipoprotein-releasing ABC transporter permease subunit LolE, whose product is MASLSLLLATRFSGGRRRGGMVSLISVISTLGIALGVAVLIVGLSAMNGFERELNNRILAVVPHGEIEPVNGPLSGWQPLLPRMEQVPGIAAAAPYINFTGLIESGAKLQAIQVKGVDPAQEKRLSALPQFVQNNAWASFSAGKQQIIIGSGAAKSLGVRQGDWLTVMIPNSDGQNKLLQPKRIRLQVSGILQLSGMLDHSLALVPLADAQQYLDMADKVTGIALKMNDPFNAVKLVRDAGEVTKAYVYIRSWIGTYGYMYRDIQMIRAIMYLAMVLVIGVACFNIVSTLVMAVKDKSSDIAVLRTLGAKDGLIRAIFVWYGLRAGLLGSVSGAVVGVLAALNLTPLMRGIEHLTGHHFLSGDIYFIDFLPSELHWLDVASVLATAIVLSLVASWYPARRASRIDPARVLSGQ
- the lolD gene encoding lipoprotein-releasing ABC transporter ATP-binding protein LolD gives rise to the protein MSDLNLLQCNKLCKRYQEGSVQTDVLRDVSFTMRPGEMMAIVGSSGSGKSTLLHLLGGLDAPTSGDVLFNGRALSSMSSAQKAELRNRELGFIYQFHHLLPDFTALENVAMPLLIGKKSKQEAQERALEMLRAVGLEKRAAHRPAELSGGERQRVAIARALVNNPRLVMADEPTGNLDARNADAIFDLLGELNVRQGTAFLVVTHDLHLAKRLPAQREMRDGQLSEQVTLAGAL
- the lolC gene encoding lipoprotein-releasing ABC transporter permease subunit LolC; this translates as MYQPVALFIGLRYMRGRASDRFGRFVSWLSTIGITLGVLALVTVLSVMNGFERELEGNILGLMPQALITSDKGSINPQQQPASSLNLQGVRRIAPLTTGDVVLQSARSVAVGVMLGVQPDENDPLTPYLVNAQQQALQPGQYNVILGEQLAAQLGVKRGDQLRLMVPSASQFTPMGRLPSQRLFNVIGTFAANSEVDGYQMLVNQQDASRLMRYPAGNITGWRLWLDKPLEVDSTSQQPLAAGLVWKDWRDRKGDLFQAVRMEKNMMGLLLSLIIAVAAFNIITSLGLLIMEKQGEVAILQTQGLTRRQIMLVFMVQGASAGIIGALLGTLLGVLLASQLNNLMPVIGMFLDGAALPVDISFWQVIAIALTAMALALLSTLYPSWRAAAVQPAEALRYE
- the mfd gene encoding transcription-repair coupling factor, translating into MPEQIRYALPAAANDQRQLGQLTGAACAVECAEIAERHPGLVMLIAPDMQTSLRLQDEIQQFTHQPVLSLADWETLPFDSFSPHQDIISSRLSTLYRLPTLERGVLILPVTTLMQRYCPHDFLHGHALVMHKGQLLSRDRLRDQLEQAGYRHVDQVMEHGEYATRGALLDLFPMGSEQPYRIDFFDNEIDSLRLFDVDSQRTLEEVEAINLLPAHEFPTDKAAIELFRSQWREHFDVRREPEHIYQQVSKGTLPAGIEYWQPLFFEQPLVPLFSYLPRDTLVVSTGDLEASAERFWQDIMARFENRRVDPMRPLLPPESLWLRTDGLFAELKQWPRIRMNSEALPDKAANTNLNYQLLPPLAVEPQAKAPLDNLRHFLEAFDGAVIFSVESEGRREALQELLARIKLQPKVIQRLSEAFAPGRYLIIGASERGFVDNLRHRALICEGDLLGERVTRRRQDTRRTINPDVLIRNLAELHPGQPVVHLEHGVGRYIGMTTLEAGGIKAEYLMLAYANDARLYVPVSSLHLISRYAGGADENAPLHKLGSDAWSRARQKAAEKVRDVAAELLDIYAQRAAKAGYAFKYDREQYQLFCDSFPFETTPDQAQAIHAVLSDMCQPLAMDRLVCGDVGFGKTEVAMRAAFLAVENNKQVAVLVPTTLLAQQHYDNFRDRFANWPVRIEMLSRFRSAKEQAQILEQASEGKIDILIGTHKLLMSDLKWHDLGLLIVDEEHRFGVRHKERIKAMRADVDILTLTATPIPRTLNMAMSGMRDLSIIATPPARRLAVKTFVREYDSLVVREAILREVLRGGQVYYLYNDVENIEKAAQRLADLVPEARIAIGHGQMRERDLERVMNDFHHQRFNVLVCTTIIETGIDIPTANTIIIERADHFGLAQLHQLRGRVGRSHHQAYAWLLTPPPKAMTTDAHKRLEAIASLEDLGAGFALATHDLEIRGAGELLGEDQSGQMETIGFSLYMELLENAVDALKEGREPSLEDLTSNQTDIELRMPALLPDDFIPDVSTRLSFYKRIASSQDKSELEDLKVELIDRFGNLPDAARNLLDVAALRLMAKKIGIRRVEASDKGGFIEFDEKNKADPGWLIGLMQKEPQNWRLDGPARLKFIRDLSEPKLRMKWVREFMDQILDNAA